GGGAGAAGACCGGGATGACCTCGGAGATGATGCCGAAGAACGGCAGCGCGATGATGTACACCTCTGGATGGCCGAAGAACCAGAAGAGGTGCTGCCAGAGCAATGCTCCGCCGTTGGCCGAGTCGAAGACGTGTGCCCCGAATTTCCGATCCGCCTCCAGCGCGAACAGCGCGGCGGCAAGGACGGGGAAGGCGAGCAGGACCAGCACCGCGGTCAGCAGCACGTTCCACACGAAGATCGGCATACGGAACATCGTCATGCCCGGCGCGCGCATGCAGATGATCGTGGTGATGAAGTTGACCGCGCCGAGGATGGTGCCGAAGCCGGAGAAGGCCAGACCCATGATCCACATGTCGGCGCCGACACCCGGGGAGCGGACCGCGTCCGACAGCGGGGAGTAGGCGAACCAGCCGAAGTCGGCCGCGCCCTGCGGGGTCAGGAAGCCGCCCACCGCGATCGTCGAGCCGAACAGGTACAGCCAGTAGGCGAACATGTTCAGCCGGGGGAAGGCCACGTCCGGGGCGCCGATCTGCAGCGGCATGATCCAGTTCGTGAAACCGGCGAACAGCGGCGTCGCGAACATCAGCAGCATGATCGTGCCGTGCATCGTGAACGCCTGGTTGAACTGCTCGTTCGTCATGATCTGCAGACCGGGACGGGCGAGCTCGGCGCGCATCAGCAGCGCCATCACACCGCCGATCAGGAAGAACGCGAACGACGTGACCAGGTACAGCGTGCCGATCGTCTTGTGGTCAGTGGTCGTCAGCCACTTGATCACGACACCGCCGCGGTTCTGGCGCCGGACCGGCAGCTCGTCCGTGTAGTGGGACCCTGCTGCCGCGGCACCCTGGGGTTCGTTGAGGATGCTCACAGGTTGTTCGTCTCCCGGTTCTTCTCGTGGCTCGTCTGCGCGATGCCGGCGGGAACGTAACCGGTCTGCCCCTTCTTGGCGAGTTCCTTGAGGTGCTGCTCGTAGCGGTCCGGGGAGACGACCTTCACGTTGAACAGCATCCGGGAGTGGTCGACGCCGCACAGCTCGGCGCACTTGCCCAGGAAGGTGCCCTCCTTGTTGGGGGTCACCTGGAAGGAGTTGGTGTGGCCGGGGATGACGTCCATCTTCATCAGGAACGGCACCACCCAGAAGGAGTGGATGACGTCACGCGAGGTGAGGACGAAGCGGACCGTCTTGCCCTTGGGCAGCCACAGCGTCGGACCCGGGTTGTTGGTCTGCGGGTTCCGCGTGGCGGGCGTACCGACGTCGTAGACGCCACCCGCGTTCGCCGGGAATTCCTTCTTGAACCGGTCCGGGATGGCGGCCAGGTTCTTGTCGGTCTTCGCGTCGCCGGTGACACCGCTGACGGGCGTGATGTAGTTGAAGCCCCAGCTCCACTGGTAGCCGACGACGTTGACCGTCACGTCGGGCTTCTTGTCCGTGAGGCTGAGGAGCTTCGACTCGTCACGGGCCGTGAAGTAGAAGAGCACCGAGACGATGATGAGCGGGACGACCGTGTACAGCGCCTCGATCGGCATGTTGTACCGGGTCTGCGGGGGAACCTCGACCTTGGTCCGGCTGCGCCGGTGGAAGATCGCGCTCCAGATGATCAGACCCCACACCAGCACGCCGACGGCGAGCGCGGCAGCCCAGGAGCCCTGCCACAGCGAGAGGATCCGCGGAGCCTCTTCGGTGGTCGGGGTGGGCATACCAAGGCGGGGGAAGTCCTTG
Above is a genomic segment from Streptomyces sp. SLBN-31 containing:
- the ctaD gene encoding cytochrome c oxidase subunit I, coding for MSILNEPQGAAAAGSHYTDELPVRRQNRGGVVIKWLTTTDHKTIGTLYLVTSFAFFLIGGVMALLMRAELARPGLQIMTNEQFNQAFTMHGTIMLLMFATPLFAGFTNWIMPLQIGAPDVAFPRLNMFAYWLYLFGSTIAVGGFLTPQGAADFGWFAYSPLSDAVRSPGVGADMWIMGLAFSGFGTILGAVNFITTIICMRAPGMTMFRMPIFVWNVLLTAVLVLLAFPVLAAALFALEADRKFGAHVFDSANGGALLWQHLFWFFGHPEVYIIALPFFGIISEVIPVFSRKPMFGYMGLIGATIAIAGLSVTVWAHHMYVTGGVLLPFFSFMTFLIAVPTGVKFFNWIGTMWKGSLSFETPMLWATGFLITFTFGGLTGVILASPPMDFHVSDSYFVVAHFHYVVFGTVVFAMFSGFHFWWPKMTGKMLDERLGKITFWTLFIGFHTTFLVQHWLGAEGMPRRYADYLAADGFTALNTVSTIGSFLLGMSILPFLYNVWKTAKYGKPVGVDDPWGYGRSLEWATSCPPPRHNFLTLPRIRSESPAFDLHHPEIAALDQLENAPHGEKALAGGKEAGK
- the coxB gene encoding cytochrome c oxidase subunit II, giving the protein MSPNGSDRSPRRPMRRKLLQAMTAGLVLATATGCTYKDFPRLGMPTPTTEEAPRILSLWQGSWAAALAVGVLVWGLIIWSAIFHRRSRTKVEVPPQTRYNMPIEALYTVVPLIIVSVLFYFTARDESKLLSLTDKKPDVTVNVVGYQWSWGFNYITPVSGVTGDAKTDKNLAAIPDRFKKEFPANAGGVYDVGTPATRNPQTNNPGPTLWLPKGKTVRFVLTSRDVIHSFWVVPFLMKMDVIPGHTNSFQVTPNKEGTFLGKCAELCGVDHSRMLFNVKVVSPDRYEQHLKELAKKGQTGYVPAGIAQTSHEKNRETNNL